A single region of the Pseudomonas sp. VD-NE ins genome encodes:
- the leuB gene encoding 3-isopropylmalate dehydrogenase, with amino-acid sequence MSKQILILPGDGIGPEIMAEAVKVLELANDKYSLGFELSHDVIGGAAIDKHGVPLADETLDRARAADAVLLGAVGGPKWDAIERDIRPERGLLKIRAQLGLFGNLRPAILYPQLADASSLKPEIVAGLDILIVRELTGGIYFGAPRGTRTLENGERQSYDTLPYSESEIRRIARVGFDMAMVRGKKLCSVDKANVLASSQLWREVVEQVAKDYPEVELSHMYVDNAAMQLVRAPKQFDVIVTDNLFGDILSDEASMLTGSIGMLPSASLDSNNKGMYEPCHGSAPDIAGKGIANPLATILSVSMMLRYSFNLHDAADAIEKAVSVVLDQGLRTGDIYSAGCSKVGTQEMGDAVVAALRNL; translated from the coding sequence ATGAGCAAGCAGATTCTGATTCTCCCAGGTGACGGTATTGGTCCGGAAATCATGGCCGAAGCGGTCAAGGTGCTGGAGCTGGCCAACGACAAATACAGCCTGGGCTTCGAGCTGAGCCATGACGTGATCGGTGGCGCCGCCATCGACAAGCACGGCGTGCCGCTGGCCGACGAAACCCTCGACCGCGCCCGCGCTGCTGACGCTGTGCTGCTGGGCGCCGTTGGCGGCCCGAAATGGGACGCCATCGAGCGTGACATCCGCCCTGAACGCGGCCTGCTGAAAATCCGTGCGCAATTGGGCCTGTTCGGCAACCTGCGTCCGGCGATCCTTTATCCGCAACTGGCTGACGCGTCTAGCCTGAAGCCGGAAATCGTTGCCGGTCTGGACATCCTCATCGTCCGTGAGCTGACCGGTGGCATCTACTTCGGCGCGCCGCGCGGCACCCGTACTCTGGAAAACGGCGAGCGTCAGTCCTACGACACGCTGCCGTACAGCGAGAGCGAAATCCGCCGCATCGCCCGTGTCGGTTTCGACATGGCCATGGTCCGTGGCAAGAAGCTCTGCTCGGTGGACAAGGCCAACGTGCTGGCGTCCAGCCAACTGTGGCGTGAAGTGGTCGAGCAAGTGGCCAAGGATTACCCGGAAGTCGAACTGAGCCACATGTACGTCGACAACGCTGCGATGCAACTGGTGCGCGCGCCGAAGCAGTTCGACGTGATCGTCACCGACAACCTGTTCGGCGACATCCTGTCCGACGAAGCGTCGATGCTCACCGGCTCCATCGGCATGTTGCCGTCGGCCTCGCTGGATTCGAACAACAAGGGCATGTACGAGCCTTGCCACGGTTCCGCTCCGGACATCGCTGGCAAAGGCATCGCCAACCCGTTGGCGACCATTCTGTCGGTGTCGATGATGCTGCGTTACAGCTTCAATCTGCATGACGCGGCCGATGCCATCGAGAAAGCCGTGAGCGTGGTGCTGGATCAAGGCCTGCGCACCGGTGACATCTATTCGGCCGGTTGCAGCAAAGTCGGTACGCAGGAAATGGGCGACGCAGTAGTCGCCGCGCTGCGGAATCTGTAA
- the asd gene encoding aspartate-semialdehyde dehydrogenase: MKRVGLIGWRGMVGSVLMQRMLEEQDFDLIEPVFFTTSNVGGQGPSVGKDIAPLKDAYSIDELKTLDVILTCQGGDYTSEVFPKLREAGWQGYWIDAASSLRMNDDAVIILDPVNRKVIDQQLDAGTKNYIGGNCTVSLMLMGLGGLFEAGLVEWMSAMTYQAASGAGAQNMRELIKQMGATHAAVADQLADPASAILDIDRRVADAMRSEAYPTENFGVPLAGSLIPWIDKELPNGQSREEWKAQAETNKILGRFKSPIPVDGICVRIGAMRCHSQALTIKLNKDVPIADIEGLISQHNPWVKLVPNQREISMQELSPTKVTGTLNVPVGRLRKLNMGSQFVGAFTVGDQLLWGAAEPLRRMLRILLER, encoded by the coding sequence ATGAAACGTGTAGGTCTGATCGGTTGGCGCGGGATGGTCGGTTCCGTGCTCATGCAGCGGATGCTGGAAGAGCAGGATTTCGATCTAATCGAGCCGGTGTTTTTCACCACGTCCAACGTCGGTGGCCAAGGCCCGTCCGTGGGCAAGGACATTGCTCCGCTCAAGGATGCTTACAGCATTGACGAGCTGAAGACCCTCGACGTGATTCTGACCTGCCAGGGCGGCGACTACACCAGCGAAGTGTTCCCCAAGCTGCGCGAAGCCGGCTGGCAGGGTTACTGGATCGACGCGGCCTCGAGCCTGCGCATGAACGATGACGCGGTGATCATTCTTGATCCGGTCAACCGCAAGGTCATCGACCAGCAGCTCGACGCGGGCACCAAGAACTACATCGGCGGCAACTGCACCGTCAGCCTGATGCTGATGGGTCTGGGCGGTCTGTTCGAGGCCGGTCTGGTCGAGTGGATGAGCGCCATGACCTATCAGGCGGCCTCCGGTGCCGGCGCGCAGAACATGCGTGAACTGATCAAGCAAATGGGCGCGACCCACGCCGCTGTCGCCGATCAACTGGCCGATCCTGCCAGTGCGATCCTCGACATCGACCGTCGCGTTGCCGACGCCATGCGCAGCGAAGCGTATCCGACCGAAAACTTCGGCGTACCTTTGGCCGGCAGCCTGATCCCGTGGATCGACAAGGAACTGCCGAACGGCCAGAGCCGTGAAGAGTGGAAAGCCCAGGCCGAGACCAACAAGATTCTCGGTCGCTTCAAGAGCCCGATCCCGGTCGACGGCATCTGCGTGCGCATCGGCGCGATGCGTTGCCACAGCCAGGCGCTGACCATCAAGCTGAACAAAGACGTACCGATCGCCGATATCGAAGGGCTGATCAGCCAGCACAACCCTTGGGTCAAACTGGTGCCGAACCAGCGCGAAATCAGCATGCAGGAGCTGAGTCCGACCAAGGTCACCGGCACCCTGAATGTTCCGGTGGGTCGTCTGCGCAAGCTGAACATGGGTTCGCAATTCGTCGGTGCCTTCACCGTCGGCGACCAACTGCTGTGGGGCGCGGCCGAACCGCTGCGTCGCATGCTGCGGATTTTGCTTGAGCGTTGA
- a CDS encoding aspartate-semialdehyde dehydrogenase: MTQTLDIAVIGATGTVGETLVQILEERSFPVANLHLLASSESAGSSVLFRNKNVRVREVDEFDFSKVKLVFFAAGPAITLSYAARAHAAGCSLIDLSGALPADQAPQVVPEANADVLAGLKAPFQVSSPSPSATSLAVVLAPLLDLIDLQYVNVTANLAVSAQGREAVSELARQTAELLNMRPLEPTFFDRQMAFNLLAQVGTPDAQGHTLLEKRLVRELRQVLAKPLLKISATCVQAPVFFGDSFSVTLQSTSAVDLAKVNAALEDAAGIELVEAGDYPTAVGDAVGQDVVYVGRVRSGVDDPAELNLWLTSDNVRKGAALNAVQVAELLIKDLL; the protein is encoded by the coding sequence ATGACCCAGACCCTAGATATTGCCGTGATCGGCGCCACCGGTACTGTCGGCGAAACCCTCGTACAGATTCTCGAAGAGCGCAGCTTCCCGGTTGCTAACCTGCACCTGCTGGCGAGCAGCGAATCCGCCGGCAGTTCGGTGCTGTTCCGCAACAAGAACGTGCGCGTTCGCGAAGTCGACGAGTTCGATTTCAGCAAGGTCAAACTGGTGTTCTTCGCCGCCGGCCCGGCCATCACCTTGAGTTACGCCGCCCGTGCCCACGCCGCCGGCTGCTCGCTGATCGACCTGTCCGGCGCCTTGCCGGCCGATCAGGCGCCGCAGGTGGTACCGGAAGCCAACGCCGATGTGCTCGCCGGTTTGAAAGCACCGTTCCAGGTCAGCAGCCCAAGCCCGTCGGCTACTTCGCTGGCCGTGGTGCTGGCGCCGCTGCTTGATCTGATCGATCTGCAATACGTCAATGTCACCGCCAATCTGGCTGTTTCCGCGCAGGGTCGCGAAGCCGTTTCCGAGCTCGCGCGACAGACCGCCGAGCTGCTGAACATGCGCCCGCTGGAACCGACCTTCTTTGATCGGCAGATGGCCTTCAACCTGCTGGCGCAGGTCGGCACGCCCGACGCGCAGGGCCATACGTTGCTGGAAAAACGTCTGGTGCGCGAGTTGCGTCAGGTGCTGGCCAAGCCTTTATTAAAGATTTCCGCAACTTGCGTTCAAGCCCCGGTGTTTTTTGGCGATAGCTTTAGCGTGACCTTGCAGTCAACGTCGGCTGTCGACCTGGCGAAAGTCAACGCTGCACTCGAAGACGCGGCCGGTATCGAGCTGGTCGAAGCCGGTGATTACCCGACTGCAGTCGGTGACGCGGTAGGGCAGGATGTTGTCTATGTTGGTCGCGTGCGCAGCGGTGTCGACGACCCGGCGGAACTAAATCTGTGGCTGACGTCAGATAACGTACGCAAAGGCGCGGCCCTTAACGCTGTGCAGGTGGCTGAATTGTTGATAAAAGACCTGCTGTAA